From Coffea arabica cultivar ET-39 chromosome 9c, Coffea Arabica ET-39 HiFi, whole genome shotgun sequence, one genomic window encodes:
- the LOC113707942 gene encoding uncharacterized protein, whose protein sequence is MGCANSKLDDLPVVALCRDRCAFLDEAIRQRYIISQAHLHYFHSLKTVGASLNRFFDHVEVASADQPPSPLLNLPPAHRKAHPPQPSSKLPAPSSPLPPKAHRHSHSNSGSHINFHSDDDDDEDGDDADHQHLHRFHDDSSSSSGPSPPLHDPYRPQPEAYPPPPDTQHSVDFDYQRLYLPSSASPYYHGGDLGGNFQHMNFMRKQSTPSVTYQQRPLSPEIVRMGGGVASASSSSHYPPPPYGPQHVDQANPNFYPTYINYSDIPGGSAGFLGSAPPYYASSSSAALPIGAYSSSASTSKEPPPPPSPPRASAWEFFNLFEGSDKYYSQYTPSRDWREVREEEGIPDLEEEDYQQEVVKEVHGNQKFVAGRRSGGRISGGGKATLEDEGDGEGEHSEALYRPRPSTGMESDAAEYEVHVVDKKVVDDDEERANVAGFKNRVGGRFKGGSEVVREIQIQFERASELGNELAKILEVGKLPHNRKHAAYQVPSKMLHAIAPSLSVVSSQPSTSNENADSTSLDAEGELNLKPKNLSSTLQKLYLWEKKLCEEVKVEEKMRILHERKCRKLKRLDERGAEAHKVDATRAMVESLSTKIRIAIQVVDKISVKISRLRDEELWPQLHELIQGLARMWKSMLECHHNQCQAILEAKHLDGIASHKHSSEAHIEVALQLEHEFISWAVGFTKWIGALKHFVRALNNWLMKCLLYVPEETPDGMAPFSPGRIGAPPVFVIFNQWNQAFDRVSEKEVVGTMRDFAASVHPWEWDKVEVRQRMTANKETERKMKNLEREDQRLQKEMQTLDKAMVVGDGNGLSPTGQVVYQSDTSKSSSLQVGLQRIFEAMERFTANTLKVHEELLQRIEEVLAREPEKVL, encoded by the exons atgggGTGCGCCAACTCCAAGCTTGACGACTTGCCGGTGGTGGCTCTGTGCCGGGATCGGTGTGCGTTTCTGGACGAGGCCATCCGGCAGCGCTACATCATCTCCCAGGCTCACCTCCACTACTTCCACTCCCTTAAAACCGTCGGCGCTTCTCTTAACAGATTCTTCGACCACGTTGAAGTCGCCTCCGCTGACCAACCTCCTTCTCCCCTCCTTAATCTTCCCCCTGCTCACCGCAAAGCCCATCCCCCTCAGCCTTCTTCCAAACTCCCCGCCCCTTCTTCTCCCCTCCCCCCAAAAGCCCACCGCCACTCTCACTCTAATTCCGGCTCTCACATAAACTTCCACTCCGACGACGACGATGACGAGGACGGCGACGACGCCGACCACCAACACCTCCACCGCTTCCACGAtgactcctcttcttcttccggCCCCTCCCCTCCCCTTCATGATCCCTACCGTCCCCAACCCGAAGCATACCCACCACCACCTGACACCCAGCACAGCGTCGACTTTGACTACCAGAGACTCTACCTGCCCTCCTCCGCCTCCCCCTACTATCATGGCGGCGATCTCGGTGGCAACTTTCAGCACATGAATTTCATGAGAAAGCAGTCCACGCCGTCGGTTACTTACCAGCAGCGACCCCTAAGTCCCGAAATTGTACGCATGGGCGGTGGTGTGGCTTCTGCCTCTTCTTCCTCCCATTATCCTCCTCCCCCTTATGGCCCCCAACATGTTGATCAAGCAAATCCCAACTTTTACCCTACTTATATCAACTACTCCGATATCCCCGGCGGATCCGCCGGCTTTCTGGGCTCGGCGCCTCCCTATTATGCTTCTTCGTCTTCGGCAGCGCTTCCGATTGGGGCCTACTCCTCCTCGGCTTCTACCTCCAAAGAACCACCTCCTCCGCCTTCTCCTCCGAGGGCTTCAGCTTGGGAGTTCTTTAACCTATTTGAGGGTTCCGACAAGTACTATTCCCAGTACACGCCCAGCCGCGATTGGAGGGAGGTCAGGGAAGAGGAGGGCATCCCTGATTTGGAAGAAGAAGATTATCAGCAAGAGGTTGTGAAGGAAGTTCATGGCAATCAGAAGTTTGTCGCTGGCAGACGCAGCGGCGGCAGAATTAGTGGTGGCGGTAAGGCGACCCTGGAGGATGAGGGCGACGGGGAAGGGGAACACTCGGAGGCTCTGTATCGGCCAAGGCCCAGCACTGGTATGGAGAGTGATGCGGCGGAGTATGAGGTGCATGTGGTGGATAAGAAAGTggttgatgatgatgaggagaGGGCAAATGTCGCTGGCTTCAAGAATCGAGTTGGCGGTCGGTTCAAAGGAGGTTCTGAGGTCGTGAGAGAAATTCAAATCCAATTTGAGAGGGCTTCTGAGTTGGGAAATGAGCTTGCTAAGATACTCGAGGTTGGGAAGCTTCCACATAATCGTAAACATGCTGCTTATCAAG TTCCTTCCAAAATGTTGCACGCAATTGCCCCTTCTCTCTCGGTAGTATCCTCGCAACCTTCTACTTCAAATGAGAATGCTGATTCGACTTCTCTGGATGCTGAAGGGGAACTGAATTTGAAGCCAAAAAATCTTTCTTCTACCCTGCAGAAGCTGTATCTTTGGGAGAAGAAACTCTGTGAAGAAGTTAAG GTTGAAGAAAAAATGAGGATTCTCCATGAAAGGAAGTGTCGGAAACTGAAACGATTAGATGAAAGGGGTGCTGAGGCCCACAAGGTTGATGCAACAAGAGCAATGGTAGAGTCTTTATCCACAAAAATCAGAATTGCAATCCAAGTTGTTGATAAGATCTCTGTGAAGATAAGTAGATTGAGGGATGAAGAGTTGTGGCCACAACTACATGAGTTAATTCAAGG GTTGGCAAGAATGTGGAAATCCATGCTTGAGTGCCATCATAACCAATGCCAAGCAATTTTAGAAGCCAAACATTTGGATGGCATTGCATCTCACAAACACTCTAGCGAGGCTCATATTGAAGTTGCTTTGCAGCTTGAACATGAATTTATTAGTTGGGCAGTAGGATTCACAAAGTGGATTGGTGCCCTGAAGCATTTTGTTAGGGCATTAAATAACTGGCTCATGAAATGTCTTCTATATGTGCCTGAAGAAACGCCTGATGGTATGGCTCCATTTTCTCCTGGTAGGATAGGTGCTCCCCCTGTTTTTGTCATATTTAACCAATGGAATCAAGCATTTGATAGAGTTTCTGAGAAGGAAGTTGTTGGCACTATGAGAGATTTTGCCGCGAGTGTCCATCCCTGGGAATGGGATAAAGTTGAAGTGCGGCAGAGGATGACCGCAAACAAGGAAAcagagaggaaaatgaagaacctTGAGAGGGAAGACCAGAGGTTACAGAAGGAGATGCAGACCTTAGATAAAGCTATGGTTGTTGGAGATGGTAATGGTCTCTCACCAACTGGGCAAGTTGTGTATCAGAGTGACACGAGTAAAAGTAGTAGTCTTCAGGTGGGTCTTCAACGTATTTTCGAGGCCATGGAGAGATTCACGGCTAACACCTTGAAAGTCCATGAGGAGCTTCTGCAACGCATTGAAGAGGTTCTTGCTCGAGAGCCTGAGAAAGTTTTGTAG
- the LOC113708898 gene encoding protein HIGH CHLOROPHYLL FLUORESCENCE PHENOTYPE 244, chloroplastic, translating into MKMASSSSSSSSVLQHAINFRIQQQLETTNNSNSSSSSSRGVISSLSWRRTLANALRCSSSSSSSSSSSTRRHRIRRMTRCNAAATAEVVNLGPGTPVRPTSILVVGATGTLGRQIVRRALDEGYDVRCLVRPRPAPADFLRDWGATVVNADLSKPETIPATLVGIHTVIDCATGRPEEPIKTVDWEGKVALIQCAKAMGIQKFIFYSIHNCDKHPEVPLMEIKYCTEKFLRDIGLNHIIIRLCGFMQGLIGQYAVPILEEKSVWGTDAPTRIAYMDTQDIARLTFIALRNENIHGKLLTFAGPRAWTTQEVITLCERLAGQDANVTTVPVSILRLTRQLTRLFEWTNDVADRLAFSEVLTSDTLFSVTMAETYSLLGVDAKDIITLEKYLQDYFANILKKLKDIKAQSKQTDIYF; encoded by the exons ATGAAAAtggcctcctcctcctcctcctcctcttctgtGTTACAACATGCAATCAATTTCAGAATTCAGCAGCAGCTGGAGACCACCAACAATTCCAATTCCAGTTCCAGTAGTAGCAGAGGAGTTATTAGTTCATTGTCCTGGCGCCGCACTTTAGCTAATGCTCTGCGTTGCTCTTCCTCTTCGTCCTCTTCGTCCTCTTCGTCCACTAGAAGACACAGAATTAGAAGAATGACGAGGTGTAACGCTGCGGCGACGGCGGAGGTGGTGAATTTGGGACCCGGTACGCCGGTGAGGCCGACCAGCATCCTGGTGGTGGGGGCCACGGGAACGCTGGGAAGGCAGATAGTGAGGAGGGCCCTGGACGAGGGTTACGACGTGAGGTGCCTGGTCAGGCCTCGACCTGCCCCTGCTGATTTCCTTCGCGACTGGGGCGCCACCGTCGTCAAT GCTGACCTGAGCAAACCCGAGACGATTCCTGCAACCTTGGTTGGCATTCACACTGTCATCGACTGCGCTACTGGCCGTCCTGAGGAACCTATCAAAACT GTAGATTGGGAAGGCAAAGTTGCTCTTATCCAGTGTGCAAAAGCCATGGGTATTCAGAAATTTATTTTCTACTCCATCCACAACTGCGACAAGCATCCCGAGGTTCCCCTCATGGAGATTAAATACTGCACTGAGAAGTTCCTCAGGGATATTGGCCTCAACCACATTATTATTCGCTTATGTGGTTTCATGCAG ggcctgattGGGCAATATGCTGTCCCCATCTTGGAGGAAAAATCTGTGTGGGGAACTGATGCTCCTACACGAATAGCTTATATGGACACACAA GACATTGCCCGATTAACATTTATAGCTCTTCGCAATGAGAACATACATGGGAAGCTTCTAACATTTGCAGGGCCCCGTGCATGGACGACCCAAGAG GTGATAACATTGTGTGAGAGGCTTGCCGGGCAGGATGCAAATGTGACCACAGTGCCTGTCTCAATCCTGAGATTGACACGCCAGCTGACTCGATTATTTGAGTGGACGAATGATGTGGCTGATAGATTGGCATTTTCAGAG GTACTCACAAGTGATACCCTCTTCTCAGTGACAATGGCCGAGACATATTCACTTCTCGGTGTCGATGCAAAAGACATCATCACACTAGAGAAATATCTGCAGGATTACTTCGCAAACATACTAAAGAAGCTGAAAGACATTAAAGCACAGTCGAAGCAAACTGACATTTACTTCTGA